In the genome of Fulvivirga maritima, one region contains:
- a CDS encoding helix-turn-helix domain-containing protein, with protein sequence MEDYNKIIESLGIKFVKSNNIKVLHPFTIKDYQDTENTILILKKGVVRYGSEDELLTEGHALFIPAVRNTPLTFGNVDDRSPELTLEEFGYKQAEYFRTHVDDPSAVPVADFTSIVFETKVFDTVNFFTALDIPPFALENSKVNNIIYEIIKEQENRLEGNQRVVKIKTELLVVEVIRHIIENRLFVEQMATNSTYFKDPRLIKLFKYIKDNLSGELTNKKLSEVADVSEDYVGQYFKTLTGINPQDYIEYQRMEHAVNLLRTTKMSIRDIGKACGYKDTAYFCRRFKMMYGIPAGKMRKRETLMNV encoded by the coding sequence ATGGAAGATTACAATAAAATAATTGAATCCTTAGGAATTAAGTTTGTAAAGTCCAATAATATAAAGGTATTACACCCCTTCACTATTAAGGACTATCAGGACACAGAGAACACAATTCTAATCCTCAAAAAGGGCGTTGTACGCTACGGAAGCGAGGATGAGTTGCTGACAGAGGGGCATGCACTTTTCATTCCAGCGGTTAGAAATACACCTCTAACTTTTGGTAATGTAGATGACAGAAGTCCAGAACTAACTTTAGAAGAGTTTGGGTATAAGCAGGCGGAATACTTCAGAACACATGTAGATGATCCTTCTGCTGTACCAGTAGCTGATTTTACTTCAATTGTTTTTGAAACAAAAGTTTTTGATACTGTAAACTTCTTTACTGCACTTGATATTCCTCCTTTTGCTTTAGAAAATAGCAAAGTAAATAATATCATTTATGAGATTATTAAGGAGCAAGAAAATAGACTGGAAGGAAACCAGAGAGTAGTGAAGATTAAAACTGAGCTTTTAGTAGTAGAAGTAATCAGACACATTATTGAAAACAGACTATTCGTAGAGCAAATGGCTACTAATAGTACTTATTTCAAAGATCCTCGCTTGATTAAACTCTTTAAGTACATTAAAGATAACCTTTCAGGTGAGTTAACTAATAAGAAGTTGTCAGAAGTGGCTGATGTATCAGAGGACTATGTAGGGCAATACTTTAAAACCCTTACAGGTATTAATCCTCAGGATTACATTGAGTACCAAAGAATGGAACATGCAGTAAACCTGCTTAGAACTACAAAAATGAGTATCAGAGACATAGGTAAAGCCTGTGGATACAAAGATACTGCTTATTTCTGTAGACGATTTAAGATGATGTATGGTATACCTGCTGGTAAAATGAGAAAGAGAGAAACATTAATGAATGTTTAA
- a CDS encoding acyl-CoA dehydrogenase, with the protein MNFEFTEEQLAVRDAARDFAQNELLPGVIERDEKQIFPAEQIKKMGELGFMGMMVDPKYNGGGMDSISYVLAMEEISKVDASCSVAMSVNNSLVCWGLEKYGTEEQKQKYLTRLASGEVIGAFCLSEPEAGSDATSQRTTAEDKGDYYLLNGTKNWITNGNSAEFYIVIAQTDPEKKHKGINALIVEKGMDGFVVGKKENKLGIRGSDTHSLMFTDVKVPKENRIGEDGFGFRFAMTTLNGGRIGIASQALGIASGAYELALKYSKERKAFGKEISQHQAIQFKLADMATHIEAARLLCLNAASLKDQGKDFVQAAAMAKLFASKTAMDVTVEAVQVHGGYGFVKEYHVERLMRDAKITQIYEGTSEIQKIVISRELLK; encoded by the coding sequence ATGAATTTTGAATTTACTGAAGAGCAGTTAGCTGTACGGGACGCTGCTCGTGATTTTGCTCAAAATGAATTGCTTCCTGGAGTGATAGAAAGGGATGAAAAACAGATCTTTCCTGCTGAGCAGATTAAGAAAATGGGAGAGCTGGGCTTTATGGGTATGATGGTAGACCCAAAATATAATGGTGGGGGTATGGATTCCATTTCTTATGTCTTGGCTATGGAAGAGATCTCTAAAGTGGATGCCTCTTGTTCCGTAGCTATGTCAGTAAATAACTCACTGGTATGTTGGGGGCTTGAAAAATATGGTACTGAAGAGCAAAAGCAGAAATACCTGACCAGATTAGCTTCAGGTGAGGTGATAGGAGCCTTCTGCCTATCAGAGCCAGAGGCCGGTTCTGATGCCACTAGCCAGCGGACTACAGCAGAAGATAAAGGAGATTATTATTTGCTTAATGGTACTAAAAACTGGATTACCAATGGTAATAGTGCTGAATTTTATATAGTAATAGCACAGACTGATCCTGAGAAAAAGCATAAGGGTATTAATGCTTTAATAGTAGAGAAAGGGATGGATGGCTTTGTGGTAGGTAAGAAAGAAAATAAGCTGGGCATTAGGGGCTCAGATACTCACTCTCTAATGTTTACAGATGTGAAAGTACCTAAAGAGAACCGTATTGGAGAAGATGGCTTTGGGTTCAGGTTTGCTATGACCACGTTGAATGGTGGAAGAATTGGTATTGCCTCTCAAGCCTTAGGTATTGCCTCTGGAGCTTATGAACTTGCACTAAAGTACTCTAAAGAAAGAAAAGCATTTGGAAAGGAAATTAGTCAGCACCAAGCTATACAATTTAAACTGGCAGATATGGCTACTCATATAGAAGCCGCCAGATTATTATGCTTAAATGCAGCTAGTCTTAAAGATCAAGGTAAAGATTTTGTGCAAGCGGCGGCTATGGCTAAGCTTTTTGCCTCTAAAACAGCTATGGATGTAACGGTGGAAGCAGTGCAAGTACATGGTGGTTATGGCTTTGTAAAAGAGTACCATGTAGAGCGTTTAATGAGGGATGCGAAGATCACTCAAATCTACGAAGGGACCTCTGAGATTCAGAAAATTGTAATATCTCGCGAGCTTTTAAAGTAG
- a CDS encoding zinc metallopeptidase, producing the protein MIWVIIIVFGILSFAVQSRLKSKFKKYSQVPLNKNLSGAEIAKLMLADHGIHDVQVVSVPGHLSDHYNPGNKTVNLSEGVYHGRNAAAAAVASHECGHAVQHATAYSMLEFRSAMVPIQNASAKILNIIMMVMLFGGFFLFQTFPIQLVLLVIIGAYGVMTLFSLVTLPVEFDASKRALAWVKDRHIVDNNEYGMAKDALKWAAMTYVVAALGSLVTLLYYVSIFLGNRD; encoded by the coding sequence ATGATTTGGGTAATAATTATCGTCTTTGGTATCCTAAGCTTTGCAGTACAGTCAAGGCTTAAGAGCAAGTTTAAGAAATATTCGCAGGTACCATTAAACAAGAATTTATCTGGGGCCGAGATTGCTAAGCTTATGCTGGCAGATCATGGTATTCATGATGTTCAGGTGGTGTCCGTTCCAGGGCATTTGTCGGATCATTATAACCCGGGTAACAAAACTGTAAATTTAAGTGAAGGGGTGTATCATGGAAGAAATGCAGCTGCAGCCGCTGTTGCTTCTCACGAATGTGGACACGCCGTACAGCATGCTACAGCATATAGCATGTTAGAATTTAGATCGGCCATGGTGCCAATCCAAAATGCCAGTGCTAAGATTTTGAACATTATTATGATGGTGATGCTGTTTGGTGGATTTTTCCTTTTCCAAACATTCCCTATACAGCTGGTATTATTGGTGATCATTGGTGCTTATGGAGTAATGACACTGTTTTCATTAGTTACGCTACCTGTAGAGTTTGATGCCAGTAAAAGGGCGCTAGCTTGGGTGAAAGACCGACACATAGTAGATAATAATGAGTATGGAATGGCTAAAGATGCCTTAAAATGGGCCGCAATGACCTACGTGGTAGCAGCGCTGGGTTCTTTAGTAACATTACTGTATTATGTTAGTATATTCTTAGGAAATAGAGACTAA
- the rfaE2 gene encoding D-glycero-beta-D-manno-heptose 1-phosphate adenylyltransferase, producing the protein MKTEQKIVDLNDLLALRKSWKAKDEKVVFTNGCFDILHLGHVDYLEKAAALGDKLIIAINTDASVKKLKGDERPLNDQYARARLLSALGFVDAVTYFSEDTPLELITEILPDILVKGSDYLTENIVGSDIVIKSGGEVKTIDLVDGYSTTGLVNKIKNAL; encoded by the coding sequence GTGAAAACGGAACAGAAAATAGTTGATCTTAATGATCTTCTTGCTTTAAGAAAGTCCTGGAAGGCAAAAGATGAAAAGGTAGTATTTACTAATGGCTGTTTTGATATCCTGCATTTAGGTCATGTAGATTACCTTGAAAAAGCCGCTGCTTTAGGCGATAAACTTATCATAGCTATTAACACAGATGCCTCTGTGAAAAAACTCAAAGGAGATGAAAGGCCCCTTAACGATCAGTATGCGCGAGCCAGACTTCTCAGCGCCCTGGGTTTTGTAGATGCCGTAACCTACTTCTCAGAAGATACTCCGCTGGAACTGATAACTGAAATTTTGCCAGATATTTTAGTAAAAGGAAGTGACTATCTGACAGAGAATATTGTTGGCTCAGATATTGTTATTAAAAGTGGAGGAGAGGTAAAAACCATTGACCTTGTCGATGGATACTCCACAACGGGTTTGGTTAATAAGATTAAAAACGCATTATAA
- a CDS encoding lysylphosphatidylglycerol synthase transmembrane domain-containing protein, with translation MNSRIKNTLKYAVMIGITAFLLWISFQNIEVSEGQTKWSFLLNTWQAADKKFLLLSALAAVASHLIRAERWKLLLKPLGHEPTLGNSFMSVMVGYFINLAVPRGGEVSRCYNLYRIDKTPVDVSFGTVIMERIIDLIFLIILLTTSFFIELENLIYFFKSDEIEKLTSAGGSSFSTTLIIGVLLLIVAVVLLLVYIYNSRRFLSLRYVSKAKKIIQGLKSGLTSIFHLEKRFLFILYSLLIWVCYYLMMYLVMLAFPETSHLGVLAALTIFVIGGIAMALPLPGGAGSFHILVPLGLVLLYNLPEEKAIPFTFIFHGWQTLVIIVVGALSLFLSQISKKKGENGTENS, from the coding sequence ATGAATAGCAGAATAAAGAATACATTAAAATATGCCGTTATGATTGGTATAACGGCATTTCTTTTATGGATCTCATTCCAAAATATAGAAGTATCAGAAGGGCAGACCAAATGGAGCTTTTTGCTGAACACCTGGCAAGCCGCTGATAAGAAATTTTTACTACTATCTGCTTTAGCCGCAGTGGCCAGCCATTTAATTAGGGCTGAGCGGTGGAAGCTTCTATTAAAGCCATTAGGCCATGAGCCTACTTTAGGTAATAGCTTTATGTCGGTAATGGTGGGTTATTTTATTAACCTGGCTGTACCCAGAGGAGGCGAAGTATCAAGATGCTATAACCTGTATCGTATAGATAAAACTCCGGTAGATGTTTCATTCGGAACGGTAATAATGGAGAGGATAATTGACCTGATATTTCTCATTATATTACTCACTACATCATTTTTTATAGAATTGGAGAATTTAATTTATTTCTTCAAATCAGATGAAATTGAGAAGTTGACCTCGGCAGGGGGAAGTAGTTTTTCCACTACTTTAATTATAGGTGTGTTATTATTAATAGTGGCTGTAGTGTTATTATTAGTGTACATATATAATAGCAGACGATTTTTGTCTTTAAGATATGTTTCTAAGGCCAAGAAAATAATACAAGGATTAAAGAGTGGCTTAACCAGTATATTTCATTTAGAAAAAAGATTTCTGTTTATACTCTACTCGCTGCTTATATGGGTGTGTTATTATTTAATGATGTACCTGGTGATGCTGGCTTTCCCAGAAACTTCCCATCTTGGAGTATTGGCTGCCCTTACTATTTTCGTTATAGGAGGTATAGCCATGGCGTTACCTTTACCTGGTGGGGCTGGTAGTTTTCACATACTGGTACCCTTAGGCTTGGTGTTGCTTTATAATTTACCTGAAGAAAAGGCCATCCCGTTTACCTTTATATTCCACGGATGGCAGACACTTGTGATTATAGTAGTAGGAGCATTGTCTTTATTTTTAAGTCAGATATCAAAGAAAAAAGGTGAAAACGGAACAGAAAATAGTTGA